GGAAGCTATCCTTTTTTTGGTTGTCCATAAGTATTTTTAAAGCTGCCTTAGGATTTTTCTTAGTATATTCGAATCCCTTTTGAGATGCCTTCATAAACTTTTTAAGTACTTCAGGTTTTTCCTTAAGAGTTTTGTCACTAGTTACAAATACTTCTTCATAATAATTTGGCACTCCATACTTTGCAGGATCAAAATAATTTACAGGATGTCCTTCATTTTGAAGTACTGGAACCTCATGATTTATAAGTCCTCCTGTAGTTGCATCTACTTTTTTAGTTACCATAGAAGATAATAAATCAAATCCTACATCAACCATTTTAACAGAATTTGGATCTCCACCTTCTTTTTTTACCATAGTTTTTACATATTGAACATTTAAAGAATTCCCCGAATAACCTACAGTCTTTCCTTGAAGATCTTTCGGTGAATTTATATTTTTTTCCTTTAAAGCTATTATTACATTAAGCGGTGTATGTACAATAGCTCCTATAGATTTTACAGGAACACCCTGATTTGCTCTTGCAATTACAATATCCGGTTGATAGTATATTCCAATAGTAGCTTTTCCCGCTGCTGGAAGTGAAAGGGGATCTGTAGTATCTGATGGAAATTTAATGTTTACATTAAGTCCTTCTTCCTTATAATATCCATTTTTAATAGCAGCATATATAAAACTGTGTATTGCATTTGGATACCAATCAAGTACTAAATCCACATTTTCTAACTTGCCATCCTTACCTTTCGATGAATCACTACTATTTCCACATCCTACTAACATAACAGCTATCAATAAGAATGCCATTACAAAAGATAAATATTTATTTTTTTTCATACTTCATTCCTCCATTTTACTATTTTGTTTTCTAAAACATTTAATATTTCCACTAAAATTAGAGCAGCTAGTGATAATATGACAATAGGTGCAAACACTCCTGCCCCATCCATTTGTGTCATCATTCTCTTACTAAAATATCCAAGGCCTGCTTCTGCTCCAAGCCACTCACTTACAGCTGCCCCCACTACACTTAAAGGTACTGCCATTTTAAGTGCAGAAAAAAAGTAAGGGAGTGAAGCCGGAAACTTTAACTTCATAAATATATCTTTTTTGCTAGCACCATAGGTAATTAAAAGTTCTTCCATATCTTTTCTTGTAGAACGAAGTCCGTCATATACATTTATAGTTATAGGGAAAAATGTTATAAGTACCGTTACAAGTACCTTACTCCATATACCGTATCCAAACCAAAGTATGAATATAGGTGCAAGTGCAGTAATTGGAACTGTTTGGGTTACAATTACAATTGGATAGAGAGCTCTTTGTATTCTTTCACTTATATTCATAGCCACAGCAATCACTACCCCAAGCACTATAGATATAAAAAGTCCCTCAATAGTAATCAAAAGAGTAGCAGGAAGATGTACTAAAAATAAAACATCTTTAAGTTCCCATATTTTTTCTAAAATGGCAGTAGGAGAAGGCAGTATATACATTGCATCTATATACATTGCTAGAGCCTGCCATATTGCAAAAAACAATACAGCAACTATTATGGATGATCTATACCTTTTCACAGCTTAACCCCCTTTTTTAGTTCACTTATAAGTTCCTCTTTTATCTTTAATATAGGAGGTGTATCTATCATACTTCTAGTCCTTGGATAGTTGAGAGGCACTTTTATTTCTTTAAATTTTCTTATTGGAGTTTCTGATGTAACAAATATCTTAGTTGATAAAAAAAGAGCTTCTTCTACATCATGGGTTATAAATAATATAGTTTTATCTAAAGCTAGCCATTTATCAATGAGCCATTCCTGCATAGAAACTCTTGTTATAGCATCTAATGCACTAAACGGTTCATCCAAAAGCAGCACCTCTGCTCCCGTAAGCAGAGTTCTTGCAAAAGACGCCCTTTGCCGCATACCTCCTGATAAATCCTTTGGATATTTATTTTTATATTTTTCAAGTCCAAAATCTGTTAGCATTTTTTCTGCCTGAACCTGTGCCTTTTTTAAATTTTCACCTTTAACTTCAAGGGGAAGATATACATTTTGAAGTATAGTTCGCCAGGGTATAAGGAGATCATTTTGCGGCATGTATCCTATGTAACCTTTTAAATCATTTATATTTTTATCTTTTAAAATTATATCTCCCCCAAAAGCCTTTTCCAGCTTACAAATAAGTCTAAATACAGTACTTTTTCCACATCCGCTGGGACCTACTATACTTATAAATTCCCCTTTACCTACATCAAAATCGAGATTTTTTATAATAAAATCAGGATCTTCCTCGTATTTGAAACTTACATTTTTAAATTTCAGCATGATTTCACATCCCCTTGTTATAAGCCATGTCCCAGAACATATATTCATACTTGCTTGTATTTATAAATATTTCCTTTAACCTGCTAAATTTCTTTTTCGATATATTTTCTGTCAAATAATCTAACAAATCTATCACCCACCTAGTCTCCTTTTCATAATCACTAGATATATATCCTTTTATCCACTGTCCATAAAACTCATTGTCCAGTGCCCCATCTATTTTACTCAATTTTTTACCAATTAAATAATAACTCCACATACAAGCTAAAAGAGAAGTAGTTAAATCCATTAAATCTCCCATTTGAGCCACAGACAGCATATAGCTTGTATATGAAATATTTTCAATAGAAGCTTTAGCATTTTCTATTTCTTCTTTTTTAATGCCTATTTTTTTCATATAATGCCTATGAATATTCATTTCTCCATTTAATATATTGTCCACCATCTTTGAGAATCCCTGCATTATACTTTCTTCACTGGATTTTACCACCCCTAAGGCATACACTTTTGCATAATCCAAAAGATATATGTAATCTTGAATCATATAAAACTTGAATCTATCTATTTCCAAGTTTCCCTTTCCTATTTGCTTTACAAATGGATGTTCATAGTAAGAATCCCATATATCTTTTACACTTTCGTATAATTTCATAGACGTTTTCATAATAAATTACTCCTTTTTCATCTGACATACACATTATTAATTAAAAATAAAAGGTACAAACCTCTTAGGAAGCTTGTACCTTTATTTATCAATTACATAAAAACCTCTTCCTACGCTGGCATTAACCAGATCAGGTATAGGGTCTAAGAATTATATTCTTACTCTCAGCCGGTAACACCAGCCCCCCTGGGATACTAATTTTATTTAATTTTTACATTATCTATCCAATTTCTATGTTACTACAATAACAAAAATTGGTCAACATGCTAAAAAGGCAAATTTAAACACATATTATATCAAAGTTTAATTCTTTTATACATATCTTTAAAAACAAAAATTCACTTCTGAACGTAAAATAGTTAATTTTAACATTCAAGAGTGAATATGCAAAATCTCAAATATTCTCACAACAATACCTAATTATATATGTCATTTATTTAGCATCCATATTGCATAATTTAATATGCCTGCAAATGACACCCAAAGTATGTATGGTATCATTAAATAAGCTGCTGTTTTATCAATTTTACTAAACTCAAAAGTCGTCATTAAAATAAATACTAACAAAATCATCAGTTCTAGAAAAGCTAAACCATATAACTGAAATCTAAAAAATATAATTGTCCACATAAAATTTAATACCAGTTGGACAACATACAGCGCCAGCACCCTCTTAACATCTTCTCCCTGCTTTCCTTTAATCCATATTCTATATGCAGCTGTACCCATAAGAAAAAATAAAATAATCCACACTATAGGAAATATCCAGCCAGGCGGTGAAAACACAGGTTTAACAAGCTGACTGTACATTTCTCGGTTAGACATTCCTAGAAAAGCACTAATAGCTCCGACTCCTTCTGCAATTACAATACTTATAATAAGTTTTCCAATATGCTTTTCTCCATTTACCTTAAATACGTTACAAAACATAAATTCACCTCCTACTGCTATTATATTTTAAAGGAAAGACTTTTATTCTGAAAATATAATATCTATTAATCGAAAGAATCCTATGCAAAAATGATGCTTGTAATCAATTTCAAGTTATTATATAATTAATTAAAAAACAGAATAGGTGAGGTAAAATGACAGAAGAACAATTAAAATATTTTATAACTGTAGTAGATACTGGCAGTTATATGGAAACTGCCTTAGAGCTAAATATTGCTCAATCTTCTGTTAGTAAACAAATACAAGCATTAGAACGTGAATTAGGTGTTCAACTCTTTAATCGTAAACATAGACGTGTAAAATTAACTATTGAAGGGAAACGATTATTACCCCAAGCTAGGCATACATTAGACGAGATTTATCGTTTAACATATATGTCCAAAAAACTACAGCCTGGTTATAAAGATAGAATAACAGTACTGTCTTTGCCTATTATCGGTAATTTTAATTTATATATTCCAATGAGTCGCTTTGAACTAGAGAATCCTTCTTTTCTAATCAATCTAGTAGAACTAGAAGAACCACGACTATTTCATAGATTGCAAAATAATAGTTTTGATATAGCACTAACTTATTGGTATGGAGAAAATCCAGATAATAGTAAAATTCTTTTTATTCCTGCTGCTGAAGATGAACTTGTTTTAGCTGTTCACAAAGATACTCCTTTAGCAAAATTACATTTTATTTTTCCAGAACAATTAAAAAATTCTTCTCTTATGTTAATGGAACCCTATACATGTATATCTAACTTATGTATGGCTTTTTTTGAACAACATGATATTGCTCCAGATATTATATTTAGAGGAAGACCTGAAACTATTTTGAGTGGTGTAGAAGCTAACTATGGTGCTGCTTTAACAACACGTAAACTAGCAAGTAATTCATCATTTAATAATGTTGTTTTAATACCATTTTCACCTAGTATTTCAATTACACTAGGTGCATTTATTAATAAACATAGTCAAAAGAATCCTAAGATTAACGAACTAGTCAATATGTTAATAGCTAAAATGGCAAATAACAAAAATAAATCTTAGAAGTTCTCTATAAAATCCTGTGTCCTCCCTGATGCATATTATTAATCATATCTAAATTGGAGTTAAATAATTTATACACAATCTAAAATTTAATTGCACTCTCCATAACAGCAAGTTTAAATATCAAAAATAGCAAATGAACTTGCTGTTACTTTATTCAAATCCAATATGAGTTCCGTTCAGTGATTTCCTTTATTTTACAGCAAACCATTTTACATGAATTACCTGTACAATACAGTTAAGAAAAATATGAACTATAAAGTCAATTATTCATTTTTGGAATAAGCAATCAGCTTTTTTTGAATTGGAAAGCTAGTATATAAGATGGTATCTTAAAATTAGATAATTAATTTATTCACAAAATATGCACATAATTATCTAAGCCTATTAGTAGTAAAGGAGGTAAACAAATGGAAAATCAAAAAACGAATACGAACGATTTTCTTAGTGCAACAAACATAACAGGAATTACATCAGCTATTAACGGCTCAAATGGATTAGTAAAAAGTGAGTCAGTACAGGATGATGCATCATCTACGGCTAAAATCGTCAGAACATGTTGTAGAGCATGTATTTCCAATTGTGGTGTTATTGCCCATGTTAAGAATGGGAAAGTAATCAAGCTTGAAGGCGATCCTGAGAATCCAATGAACAAAGGATCAATGTGCGCCAAAGGACTCTCAGGCATACAAGCTCTTTATAATCCAAATCGTAATAAGTATCCAATGCTGAGAGTTGGCAAACGAGGTGAAAATAAATGGAAGCGTATTTCTTGGGATGAAGCTATTGACATTCTTGCCAATAAGCTCATGGAAACCCGTGAAAAATATGGGGCAGAAGCTGTAATATGCTCTACTGGAGGAGGTGGAAACCCTGAGTTTTGGAGTATTTCTAGATTTTGTAATGTATTTGGTACTCCTAACTGGTTTGAGCCTGGTTGTGCTCAATGTTATCTACCACGTACATTAGCCAATGGTCTGATGTATGGCGGTTCGGACTACAGTATCGCCGATTCAAACTGTCTAGAAATTTACGATTCCGATGAGACACCAATCAAATGTCTAGTCATGTGGGGATCCGCTCCTTCATACTCCAGTCCTGCAATGGGCGGAGGCGCCGTTGCAGACCTTCGTGCCAATGGAGTAAAAACCGTTGTAATCGACCCTCGTATGACTCCAGATGCAGCCAAGGCTGATGTTTGGTTACCTATAAGGCCTGGAAGCGATGTGGCACTCATGTTGGCTTGGACACGCTACATTATCGATAAAAAACTTTACGATGAAGATTTTGTCATGAAATGGACAAATCTGCCCTACCTTGTAGACGTCAAAACTAAGATGTTATTGCGTGCTGATAAAAGTAATAACCACAAAATCCCCGATACCTTTATGGTGTGGGATACAAAAACTAACTCAGCTAAGCCACTTACCTATCCTTGGAATGATAACCTAGCTCCTGCGCTCGAAGGAACTTTCATGGTGAACGGAATTGAATGTAAAACTGGTTTTCAGCTTTTAAAGGAGAGGGTTGAACCTTATACTCTTGAAAAGGCAGCAAAAACCTGTTGGCTTGATGTAAACAAAATTGAAGAAGCTATTAATTTATACACACAAAATTCCCCTTCAGGTCTTAACCTAGGTGTTGCTACCGACCAAAGCCCTAACTCAGTACAAGCAGCTATGGCAGCAGTTAACCTAAATGCACTAATGGGTAATATTGAAAAACCTGGAACGTTGATGCAGCGTTTTGCAACAAGTGGTGCTACACCTGTTTTAACGTATATAGTCCCACCTGCCCAGAAAATGCTTCCTGAAGAACAACTAAAAAAGCGTCTGGGTGGTACCGAATACAAAGGGCTTCTTCAGTGGTGGGCAGCTCAACCTTCCAGTGTTAGGGATGCAATTATTACCGGAAAACCTTATAAACCAAGAGTATGGATTGAACGATCCGGTAATAAGTTAGGTGCTGTTGCTGAGAGTGCATCATGGGTTCCTGCTCTTAAAGAAATGGACTTTATTGTACATATGTACATGTATCCTACTTCATTCTCTAACTATGCAGATCTACTCCTCCCCGCATCAGAATGGCTAGAAACAGATATGCCTGTAGAATCATGTAATAAAGTCTTTGCTAGACAAGCTGTTACACACCTATGGAAAACCATGGATGAAACGTTGTTTTGGTCAAAGCTGGCAAAACGCTGTGCAGAACTTGGACATGAAAGCTGTAAGAAATCATTTGATGAAGAATATATGGGTGCTGATCTTCCTTACTGGGATAGCATGGAAGAGCTTCTTAATCGTTGTACAAGTGTTTTTGATATGACATGGGATGAATTCAAGAAAAAAGCTCCTTTTGAATTCTTGCCTAAAAATGAGTGGAAACAGTACTATGTTTACAAACAGATCGATCCAAAGACAGGTAAGGCAAGAGGATTTGATACACCTTCTAAGAAAATTGAAATTTACTTGGAAAGCCTTATTACTTTAGGAAGAACAGGAATGCCTTATTCAACATATAAATTACCTCCTGCTTCAAAAGACTACGATCCACTGCCATACTACTTAGAGCCTTCTGAAAGTCCTCTTGAAGGCAGTGAACTGGCTAAAGAGTATCCTTTAGTTATGACCAATGGACGAATTCCTTTTTATCATCATAATACATTAAGAAATGTCCCATGGTTAAGGGAGATGTATCCTGTGCCTGAAATATGGATTCACCCTACAGCTGCAAAAACTTATGGTATTTCCCATGGAGACTGGGTATGGGTAGAATCTCTAAGGGGTAAAATTAAAGCAAAAGCTAATGTAACAAAAGGCATAAATCCCGGAACCGTATACATGGAGCGTTTTACTTTCCCCGAAAATTATCATACTGAGACCGAAGGATGGCGTGAAATGAACGTCAATGTACTTTCAAAATCAACTGCTCCATTTAATGATGTTGTTGGTACGTACACTTTAAGAGGCTATCTTGTGAAAATTTCAAGAGCCGATGATGGTCCACCAAAAGGTGTCTGGACAAAACCTGAGCAGTTTAAGGCATGGCTTCCTCAGCCATCTGATCCTACGGAGGTGGTTAAGTAATGAAACAGAATATTTTGGTAATTGATGTAGATAAATGTATTGGCTGCTATGGCTGCAAGGTAGCGTGTAAAATGGAGAATGGAGTTGCTCTCGGCTCCTCAAGGAACAAATTATTGACCATAGGCCCCACTGGAACATATCCAGATATACAAATGTATTTTTTACCAGTGATGTGTCAGCAATGTGAGGATCCTGCTTGTGTCAAAGTCTGTCCTACAGGGGCATGTTATAAACGCAGTGAGGACGGTGTTATTGTTATTGACAAAGAAAAATGTATTGGTTGTAAAAGCTGTCATAGAGCCTGCCCTTACGAAATAAACAACTTCAACAACGAAATGAAGGTAATGGATAAATGTACTCTTTGCTCTCATTTAACACAAAATGGTGAAAAACCTGCATGTGTAAAAACTTGTTCCAGCAGAGCCCTATATTTCGGTGATATCAACGATCCTAATAGCGATGTATCAATAGCACTAAAAGAAGCTGGGAGTGAAAATGTATACAGTCTTCGTGATTTTGGTAATCATCCTTCTGTTCGATACATTTTGCGCCGTGACAAATGGATTGATGTTATTCCACAGGAGTGTAACGAACAAGATGGGAGGAAAAGATAGGTGGATAGAAAATCAGATTCCTTGAAGCTTATGAAAAGCCGTGAGAATCTATATCGTTTTTTGATACGTCTTTATAAAATAGAAATAGATGAACCGTTACTTACACAAATGAAAGCTATGAACTTTCCTGTAGAGTGCTGCCAAACTAAACTCAGTGAAGGATACCGGATACTTAGAGAATATCTTGATAATTGCAGCAGTGATCCAATTACCGACCTAGCCAGCGACTATGCAAAAATTTTTCTTGCTGCAGGTATAGCAGACGGCTCTGCTGCCTTCCCATACGAATCAGTATATACTAGTAAAAAAAAGATTATTATGCAGGATGCTTATGATCAAGTAAAGTCGATATATGCCGCAAAAGGTCTTAAAAAAAATGATGATGAAGGGTCTGAATTTTATGAAGACCATATATCTTTAGAACTGGAATTTATGGCTTTTCTATGCCATGAGACACAATACATTTTAGGCACACAGGATGAATCAAAATTCCTGTCCTGTATAAAAGAGCAGATGGATTTTCTAAGTAAGCATCTGTTGAATTGGGTTCCTAGATTTTGTTCTGATATAGAAAGATATGCTGATACAAAATTTTATAAAGGGATTGGAAAAATCACTGATAGCTACTTGGAATTGGATTATGCAATTTTGAAAAGTTTGACAGATTGAATATAAATATGTGTTATAAAAGAATTTATAGAAAGATAGGAGGATTAATCATTGGGTTACTATGTAAGTTCGGAAAGAATGAATCAAATAATCAATGAACTAAAAAAGGAATATAAAATTTATGCTCCAAAGCGTTTTAAAAACCGCGGTTGGAAGCCTAATACCGACTTAATACGTTACGATGAAATTAATTCGGTATCAGAGATCGTTTATGATGAAAAATCCGATTTTTCACCAAAGGAAGTCTTTTATCCTATTAGTCAGACGCTTCTTTATTTTACTGAAGATAATTGTAAAGAAAGTAGCATTGATAATAGTAAAGATATCATTCTCTTTGCACGTCCTTGTGATATTAACGGCATTAAGAGATTAGACACCATTTTCCTTAAAAATGGTAATCAGGAGGATAACTATTATAAACGGCTGCGTAATAAATTAAAAATCTTTATGTTGGAATGCCGGGAAGAGTTTGATAATTGCTTCTGTGTGTCCATGGGTTCAAATCAAACTGACAATTACAGTGCCGCAGTAAGGTTCGAGCAAAATGGCTTACTAGTAGAAATCAAAGATAATGAATTCAAAAAATACTTTGACGGCGAAACTTCAAGGAACTTTACTCCTGAGTTCGTTCAAAACAATCAAAAAAAAGTTAAATTACCAAAAATCGATAGCACTAACACTTTGAAAAAAGTGTACAACTTAGAATTTTGGAAAGACTTCAATGATAAGTGTTTAAGTTGTGGTGCTTGCAATACAGTCTGCATAACATGCAGCTGTTTCGATACCAGAGACATAATATATAATGAAACCAGCCTTAACGGAGAGAGAAGAAGAGTATGGTCATCCTGTATGCTTGAAGATTTCACAATTATGGCTGGTGGACATGGTGTTAGAAATACAGCTGGTGAAAGGATGCGATTTAAAACCTTACACAAGGTCTATGATTACAATTCACGCTTTGGTGGAGATGAACATATGTGTGTGGGATGTGGCCGCTGCATTAAACGATGCCCTCAAGAGATTTCATTCTCTGATACTATAAGCAAATTGAGTGAAGAAGCAGCAAAAATATCAAATGAGAAAAAATCATCTACGGAGGTGACTAAATAATGAAAAATATCACACTACCGTCACCACATAAAATTCTAAATATCATACATGAAACTAATGCAGAATACACCTTCAGGGTAGAGTGTGACGTTGAAACCAAACACGGCCAATTTTTTCAACTATCAATCCCCAAAGTAGGTGAAGCTCCAATATCTGTAAGTGGCAAAGGAAATGGCTGGATTGAGTTCACTATACGAAAAGTAGGACGACTTACCAATGGTCTTTTTGCTCTAAAGCCTGGAAATATGTTGTTTATGAGAGGACCTTATGGAAACTCCTGGCCGATAGATAAATTCAAGAACAAGGATTTGATAGTAATTGCTGGTGGAACAGGTCTAGCTCCAGTTAGAACTCTTTTGAACTATTTTTATGATCACCCGGATGAGATCAAATCAGTTAATGTGATTATAGGTTTCAAAGATATAAACTGCGTTTTATTTGACTATGATCTTAAAAAATTCAAGTCTAAATTCAATATGATCTGCACCTTAGACAATGATAAAGCAGAGGGATTTGAAACTGGAATGGTCACTGCACACATCAAAAAAATCCCATTTAGCAGCTTTAGAGACTACAATGTAATTATGGTTGGTCCTCCAATAATGATGCATTTTGCAGGTAGGGAGTTACTTGTAAATGGTGTTGAAGATTCTAAAATATGGGTATCATTTGAAAGAAAAATGTCTTGTGCAGTAGGTAAATGCGGCCACTGTAAGATAAATGAAACTTACGTTTGCCTTGAAGGACCTATTTTTAATTATACCAAAGCCAAAGACTTGCTGGACTAAATGACAACTTGAAAACAGGAACCTTGAATAAATATCAAAGTTCCTGTTTTCATTAAAAGCTATTACTGCATTGTTAGTTTGGCTTTCAAAATATCCTGTGGCACTAGAAATACTGTATCCCAATTTTATTAAAACATTCTGCAGTGCTGCTACATCATTACTTCTCATTCCTAAACTTAAAGGCAATGTAGCAATATACAAAGGCTTACTATTTATTGTAATATTAAACTGCTTTATACTATCATAGCTCTTTGTACTTAACCCATCCCTGAAGGACTTACACCTGTGCTGTTAGCATAAAAACTTAATGCAGTTCCTACATAAAAGTATCCACTTACATCTAAATTTTTGATTTGAGGATTATATACATTTAAATTTAAGGTACCTTGAACATCAAAGGCTTTTTCGGATAGTGAATCCTTAAGGTATCCTATTACTTGATAACTTCCTGCAACTGCAGGTTTAAAACTAAAAGTATTTGAACTTAAATAACCACTATCAGCTGCTATGCTGCTTCCATTCATAACCACAAATCTATATTGTGCGCTGCCAGAACCATTTACTTCACTTATAGTATAATTCACAGTACCTCCAATAAAGATAAAATTTGGTGAACCAGTATAAGTCATAGTAGGTTGAGCATACACTTTAGCAGCCATAGTTTTCATGCCATCATAATCCTTTGTTGAAAGTGAATTTTTCATATACACTGTTATATTATAGTCCCCTGCAAAATCATTTTTTTAACAATACAAATTAGAAATTTATTTTTATATACAAATTTCTAACTTATATATGGTATACTATAAAAAATATTACATATTTAGGGGAGGTTCATAATGAAAAATAAAACAAAATTATTTGCAATTGGATT
The genomic region above belongs to Clostridium sp. AWRP and contains:
- the asrB gene encoding anaerobic sulfite reductase subunit AsrB, whose product is MKNITLPSPHKILNIIHETNAEYTFRVECDVETKHGQFFQLSIPKVGEAPISVSGKGNGWIEFTIRKVGRLTNGLFALKPGNMLFMRGPYGNSWPIDKFKNKDLIVIAGGTGLAPVRTLLNYFYDHPDEIKSVNVIIGFKDINCVLFDYDLKKFKSKFNMICTLDNDKAEGFETGMVTAHIKKIPFSSFRDYNVIMVGPPIMMHFAGRELLVNGVEDSKIWVSFERKMSCAVGKCGHCKINETYVCLEGPIFNYTKAKDLLD